Proteins found in one Acidobacteriota bacterium genomic segment:
- a CDS encoding ABC transporter ATP-binding protein, translating to MIRCEGLTRRFRDVTAVDGLDLSVEKGELFGLVGPDGAGKTTTMRMLAGILRPTSGTAKVAGHDIVRDPEGVKGRIAYMAQRFGLYVDLTVAENIAFYGDLYGVSRKGRGERTDRLLTMAGMEPFKRRRAGNLSGGMKQKLALVCSLIHSPEVLLLDEPTNGVDPVSRRDFWRILYQLLREGVTVFVSTAYLDEAERCSRLVLLHKGRRVGHGSPDEVKGLVRGSILEVRLDAPRQAAESLRAALPPGSVNVFGDRLHVTADDAAEGERAIRRALGARPGNVEITAVAPSLEDVFVSVLAREGLSTGAPAPGEADGRPK from the coding sequence ATGATCCGGTGTGAAGGGCTGACGCGGCGGTTCCGCGATGTCACCGCGGTGGACGGGCTGGACCTTTCCGTGGAGAAGGGGGAGCTGTTCGGCCTGGTCGGGCCCGACGGCGCCGGGAAGACCACCACCATGCGCATGCTGGCGGGGATCCTGCGCCCCACCTCCGGCACGGCCAAAGTGGCGGGCCACGACATCGTCCGGGACCCGGAGGGGGTCAAGGGGAGGATCGCCTACATGGCCCAGCGGTTCGGGCTCTACGTGGACCTCACCGTGGCCGAGAACATCGCCTTCTACGGCGATCTTTACGGCGTCTCCCGGAAAGGGCGCGGGGAGCGGACGGACCGCCTCCTGACCATGGCCGGGATGGAGCCTTTCAAGCGCCGCCGCGCAGGGAACCTCTCGGGGGGGATGAAGCAGAAACTGGCGCTGGTCTGTTCCCTGATCCACTCGCCGGAAGTGCTCCTCCTGGACGAGCCCACCAACGGCGTGGACCCCGTCTCCCGGCGGGACTTCTGGCGCATTCTCTACCAGCTCCTCCGGGAGGGGGTCACGGTGTTCGTCTCCACCGCCTACCTCGACGAGGCCGAGCGCTGTTCCCGCCTGGTACTGCTCCACAAGGGACGCCGGGTGGGTCACGGTTCGCCGGACGAGGTGAAGGGCCTGGTGCGGGGTTCCATCCTGGAAGTGCGCCTGGACGCGCCCCGGCAGGCGGCGGAATCGCTTCGCGCGGCCCTTCCGCCCGGCAGCGTCAACGTCTTCGGTGACCGGCTGCACGTGACGGCCGACGACGCCGCGGAGGGCGAGCGTGCCATCCGACGGGCCCTGGGCGCCCGGCCGGGCAATGTCGAGATCACCGCGGTAGCCCCCTCCCTCGAGGACGTTTTCGTCTCGGTCCTCGCGCGGGAGGGCCTTTCCACCGGCGCCCCGGCACCCGGAGAGGCCGACGGGAGGCCCAAATGA